Part of the Microbacterium sp. Clip185 genome is shown below.
TGCCGGGGCAGGGGGAACCGGCACGGCCGCGGCCTCCGCCGCACGGGGAGAGACGGCGGGCGCCGCGGGGGCGGGTGCCGCCGCGGCGGGACGCGTCGCAGCAGGAGCCGCGGGGGCGGCGGGGGCCGCGCCGACGGCGGGGGCGTTGGCGAGCACCCGGGCGACCATCAGCTCCAGCTGGAGGCGCGGGGAGGTGGCTCCCGACATCTCGTCGAGGGCGGCGACGACGATGTCGGCGGTGCGCGACAGGCGCGCGGTGCCGATGATCTCGGCCTGACGCGACATGCGCTCGAGCTCGTCGGAGGGGATGCCCCGCAGGACGGCGGACGCGCCCGCGCCGGTGGCCGCGATGACGATGAGATCGCGGAGACGCTCGAGCAGGTCTTCGACGAAACGCCGCGGGTCCTGCCCCGTCTGAACGACACGGTCGACCGCGGCGAAGGCGGATGCGGCGTCGAGGTCGCCGAAGGCGGTGACGACCTCGTCGAGCAGCTCGGCGTGCGTGTAGCCCAGCAGAGCGACCGCGCGCTCGTAGCCGATCGCCGCGTTCTCGGACCCGGCGATGAGCTGGTCCAGCAGCGACAGCGTGTCGCGCGGCGACCCGCCACCCGCCCGGACGACCAGGGGCAGCACTCCGGGCTCGACCGAGACGCCCTCGGTCTCGCACATCTGCTGCACGTACTCGAGCATCGCGGCGGGCGGCACGAGGCGGAACGGATAGTGGTGGGTGCGCGAGCGGATGGTGCCGATGACCTTCTCGGGCTCGGTGGTCGCGAAGATGAACTTGACGTGCGCGGGCGGCTCTTCCACCAGCTTCAGCAGCGCGTTGAACCCCTGCGGGGTGACCATGTGCGCCTCGTCGAGGATGAAAATCTTGAACCGGTCGCGCGCCGGCGCGAAGATCGCCCGTTCGCGCAGGTCGCGCGCGTCGTCGACACCGTTGTGGCTGGCCGCGTCGATCTCGACGACATCGAGGGATCCGCCGCCGCCGCGACCGAGCTCGACACAGCTGTCGCACGTGCCGCAGGGGGTGTCGGTGGGACCTTCGGCGCAGTTCAGACAGCGCGCGAGGATGCGGGCGCTCGTCGTCTTGCCGCAGCCGCGCGGGCCCGAGAAGAGGTAGGCGTGGCCGATGCGGTCGCCGCGCAGGGCCGTCATGAGCGGGTCGGTCACCTGGGACTGCCCGATCATCTCACCGAACGCCTCGG
Proteins encoded:
- a CDS encoding DNA polymerase III subunit gamma and tau is translated as MTTALYRRYRPEAFGEMIGQSQVTDPLMTALRGDRIGHAYLFSGPRGCGKTTSARILARCLNCAEGPTDTPCGTCDSCVELGRGGGGSLDVVEIDAASHNGVDDARDLRERAIFAPARDRFKIFILDEAHMVTPQGFNALLKLVEEPPAHVKFIFATTEPEKVIGTIRSRTHHYPFRLVPPAAMLEYVQQMCETEGVSVEPGVLPLVVRAGGGSPRDTLSLLDQLIAGSENAAIGYERAVALLGYTHAELLDEVVTAFGDLDAASAFAAVDRVVQTGQDPRRFVEDLLERLRDLIVIAATGAGASAVLRGIPSDELERMSRQAEIIGTARLSRTADIVVAALDEMSGATSPRLQLELMVARVLANAPAVGAAPAAPAAPAATRPAAAAPAPAAPAVSPRAAEAAAVPVPPAPAPVAEPAPPASAPEARSVPAPAPSTPAPDIPAGPVTVQRLRDAWPEVLGRLESISRSSWLIATAARVAALEGDILTLSFRSQSDIAAFKKRTAGAGPSEDLRQAIQGVLGIRVKYIARHDQDADPAPPMDAAPTAPSAPPRAEPPAPPVERPGPARASSAAPVTEWAVAPIPASDAGESPAAPVAQLAVDDEPEDAQAAATRTLTVAPPDGAVLPAAEVATSFDPEEPVDPADEEMYPTDAATLPPVMPPPAPVRTAPNDGIQRYGEAVVRQVLDARFVREEPYQQPTRFS